One Tolypothrix bouteillei VB521301 DNA window includes the following coding sequences:
- a CDS encoding type II toxin-antitoxin system HicB family antitoxin: MKLRVILEPSDEGGYTVYVPSLPGCISEGENIDEALANIQEAIELYLEPVEDEVSSTEGIIIRELVL; the protein is encoded by the coding sequence ATGAAACTCAGAGTTATTCTTGAACCTAGTGATGAAGGTGGCTACACTGTTTATGTTCCTTCGTTACCTGGTTGTATTAGTGAAGGTGAGAATATTGATGAAGCGTTAGCAAATATTCAAGAAGCTATAGAACTTTACCTTGAGCCTGTAGAAGACGAAGTTTCTTCAACAGAAGGCATTATCATTCGAGAGTTAGTCCTATGA
- a CDS encoding class I SAM-dependent methyltransferase translates to MMHENEERILNSWNQNALSWTRVIRYNQIESRVLVTNKSILETLTGLNPTTFLDVGCGEGWLCRELFAKGIDGWGVDASCALIEAAREYGDSRFLVSLYSDLGTQKFGNIDRFSCFICNFSILGQRDLTDIADAGHRLLEPCGKIIVQTLHPSTACGDTETADGWRETSWQEIGNEPFHPAPWYYRTVESWIEEFCTRDYRLLNLREMYHPVTNKPISIIFVFERN, encoded by the coding sequence ATGATGCATGAAAATGAAGAACGAATCCTGAATTCATGGAACCAAAATGCCTTGTCCTGGACGCGGGTGATTCGGTACAATCAAATTGAAAGCAGGGTTCTTGTTACTAACAAGAGCATACTAGAGACTCTAACTGGGCTGAATCCGACAACTTTTTTGGATGTAGGATGCGGAGAAGGATGGTTGTGTCGCGAACTTTTTGCTAAGGGAATTGATGGGTGGGGCGTAGATGCTTCTTGCGCTTTGATTGAAGCAGCACGGGAATATGGAGATTCTCGCTTTCTTGTAAGTTTATACTCCGATCTGGGAACGCAAAAATTTGGTAACATCGATCGTTTTTCTTGCTTTATCTGTAACTTTTCAATTCTCGGACAAAGAGACTTGACTGATATCGCTGATGCCGGTCACCGTCTTCTAGAACCTTGTGGTAAAATCATCGTTCAAACACTTCACCCGTCTACTGCTTGTGGTGACACTGAAACCGCAGATGGCTGGAGGGAGACTTCGTGGCAGGAGATCGGAAACGAGCCATTTCACCCTGCTCCTTGGTATTACCGTACTGTTGAATCTTGGATTGAGGAATTTTGCACTCGCGATTACCGACTGCTGAATTTACGAGAAATGTACCATCCGGTAACTAACAAACCTATCTCAATCATTTTTGTTTTTGAGCGGAACTGA
- a CDS encoding SDR family NAD(P)-dependent oxidoreductase yields the protein MSTEQKVVVITGASQGIGAALVKAYRDRNYRVVATSRSIEPSNDDEVLVIPGDIAERKTAERAISEGVARFGRIDTLINNAGIFISKPFTQYTEADYAAYLGTNIAGFFHMTQFAIAEMEKQGSGHIVQISTSLVDNPIAGVPSVLASLTKGGLNAATKSLAIEYAKRSIRVNAVALGTIKTPMHPVETHVQLDALHPIGHMGEISDVVDAVLYLESANFVTGEILHVDGGQSAGH from the coding sequence ATGAGCACTGAACAGAAAGTTGTTGTGATTACCGGGGCATCGCAAGGCATCGGCGCAGCCCTCGTCAAGGCGTACCGCGATCGCAATTATCGGGTGGTGGCGACCTCGCGCTCAATCGAGCCATCGAATGATGATGAAGTCCTAGTGATACCTGGTGACATCGCCGAGCGAAAAACCGCCGAGCGTGCCATTTCCGAAGGCGTGGCTCGATTCGGGCGCATCGATACCCTCATCAACAACGCTGGCATCTTCATCTCCAAGCCATTTACCCAATACACCGAAGCTGACTACGCAGCGTACTTGGGCACCAACATCGCTGGTTTCTTTCACATGACGCAATTCGCCATCGCCGAAATGGAGAAGCAGGGCAGCGGTCATATCGTGCAGATCTCGACGAGCTTGGTTGACAACCCGATCGCTGGCGTACCGTCCGTGCTTGCGTCGCTGACAAAGGGCGGACTAAATGCTGCGACCAAATCGCTAGCGATCGAGTATGCCAAGCGCAGTATCCGGGTGAACGCAGTGGCGCTGGGTACTATCAAGACGCCAATGCATCCTGTCGAAACCCACGTACAGCTCGATGCCCTGCACCCGATCGGTCATATGGGCGAGATTTCCGATGTTGTCGATGCGGTTCTCTACCTCGAGTCAGCTAACTTCGTGACGGGTGAAATCCTTCATGTCGATGGGGGACAGAGCGCAGGACACTAA
- a CDS encoding dihydrolipoyl dehydrogenase family protein codes for METADVIVIGSGQGGVPLAVDFAKAGRNVVLFERDALGGSCINYGCTPSKAFLAAAHAAGRARQAAKLGIHAQVEVNFSTVMERVRSIRSQFNQGTKRRLESAGVRVVCAEAAFTGERTVSGGGVTVQAPLVVINTGTSSTIPDIPGLAGTPYLTNRNFFDLQQIPPRLLVVGGGYIALELGQGMARLGSQTTLIVRGDRLLAQEESDVSAVLADAFKQDGIGLHFNVTVRQVAYTNGVFTLTLNNGEVLNGEALLIATGRKPNTQALNTAVTGVELDAQGFVKIDERFQTTHSGIYAIGDVAKQPAFTHVSWEDYRRLKAILCGEHRTRNDRVLGYAVYTEPQVGRVGMTLDQAQKQGITAREVTLPMAYIARSIEWGHDLGFYRMVIDTHTNLILGATLVGYETAELVHVFLSLMEAKATWQVLEQSVHIHPTYGEALPSLARLLVGDDMPTCPNM; via the coding sequence ATGGAAACAGCAGATGTAATTGTGATTGGAAGCGGTCAGGGCGGAGTTCCACTTGCGGTTGACTTTGCCAAAGCAGGTCGAAATGTCGTTCTATTTGAGCGCGATGCATTGGGCGGCAGTTGCATAAACTATGGCTGTACTCCTTCTAAAGCCTTTTTAGCAGCTGCCCATGCCGCAGGTCGCGCTCGACAAGCGGCAAAGCTAGGCATACACGCGCAGGTTGAAGTTAATTTTTCTACTGTGATGGAGCGTGTGCGTAGTATTCGCAGCCAGTTTAACCAGGGTACTAAGCGCCGATTAGAGAGTGCAGGGGTTAGAGTTGTTTGCGCTGAAGCCGCTTTCACCGGAGAACGAACTGTGAGCGGAGGAGGTGTAACCGTGCAGGCTCCGCTCGTGGTCATCAACACGGGAACATCCTCTACTATTCCTGACATTCCTGGTTTAGCTGGAACGCCTTATCTCACCAACCGAAATTTCTTTGATTTGCAGCAAATTCCCCCACGATTGCTCGTAGTCGGCGGTGGCTATATTGCCCTAGAGTTAGGGCAAGGAATGGCACGTTTAGGGAGCCAAACCACATTGATTGTGCGGGGCGATCGCTTGCTGGCTCAAGAAGAATCCGATGTCAGTGCTGTGCTTGCCGATGCCTTTAAGCAAGACGGAATTGGACTGCATTTCAATGTGACTGTTCGGCAGGTTGCTTATACCAATGGTGTGTTTACCCTAACGCTGAATAATGGTGAAGTACTTAATGGGGAAGCATTGCTGATTGCGACTGGGCGCAAACCGAATACTCAGGCATTAAATACCGCAGTGACAGGCGTTGAATTAGATGCACAAGGGTTTGTTAAAATCGACGAGCGGTTTCAAACAACTCATTCTGGAATTTATGCGATCGGAGACGTTGCCAAGCAGCCTGCTTTTACCCATGTTTCTTGGGAAGACTATCGTCGATTGAAAGCCATTCTGTGTGGCGAACACCGGACACGCAACGATCGAGTGTTAGGCTATGCCGTTTACACAGAGCCGCAAGTGGGTCGGGTAGGGATGACGCTAGACCAGGCTCAAAAACAGGGAATTACCGCCCGCGAAGTCACCCTGCCGATGGCTTACATCGCCCGTAGCATTGAATGGGGGCACGATCTGGGTTTCTACCGCATGGTTATCGACACACACACAAATTTGATTTTAGGAGCAACGTTGGTTGGGTACGAAACGGCGGAACTCGTGCATGTCTTTTTGTCACTTATGGAAGCTAAAGCAACTTGGCAGGTACTCGAACAATCGGTTCACATTCACCCAACTTACGGTGAGGCATTGCCCAGTCTTGCAAGACTACTTGTTGGAGATGATATGCCAACTTGTCCTAATATGTAA
- a CDS encoding FAD-dependent monooxygenase, with translation MQTVGKAIEPTKPKVIAIGGGIGGLTLARACLDVGIEVKVYEKRELDTMLSGPGGIFIQRNAMRIYRLLWGGEIFNRFYKQGGKILKGGFSSKTGDPLYINSPEFVGEEDLGVCLLRPELQRILYEALPEGTVQTGVAFKSFEDTGDSVKVYFQDGSTDIGDILVGADGLYSKVRACLNGKEFLEDPVYSGTCCWRGYFNRGNIPLDAQYSWMEYWGQGNRFGYFDVGGDRIAFYAFSHSKSGGNDDAVGGSIQALRKIFADYAQPVPAIIEALDDKKIYRDDIFDREPLGTEWGRGRVTLLGDAAHPVQPNLGQGGCMAVEDAFEIAKLLNLSANYKAIPSLLRQYESSRSQRVTRVFNVSRQVGALGQTNSSLGCFFRNWIYKLTPTWLGDLQFKWLFDYEPSWEKVLSKLDL, from the coding sequence ATGCAAACTGTAGGGAAAGCCATCGAGCCGACCAAGCCAAAGGTAATTGCGATCGGGGGTGGAATAGGTGGTTTGACTTTAGCACGTGCGTGTCTTGACGTGGGAATTGAAGTGAAGGTGTACGAAAAGCGAGAACTTGACACCATGTTATCTGGACCTGGAGGTATATTTATTCAGCGTAATGCCATGCGGATTTATCGCCTTCTTTGGGGAGGCGAGATTTTCAACCGTTTTTACAAACAAGGAGGCAAAATTTTAAAGGGTGGGTTCTCTAGCAAAACTGGAGATCCTTTATACATTAACTCCCCAGAATTTGTGGGTGAAGAAGATTTAGGTGTATGTCTTCTCAGACCTGAACTGCAACGGATTTTATATGAGGCTTTACCTGAGGGAACAGTACAAACTGGTGTCGCCTTTAAAAGCTTTGAAGATACTGGAGATAGTGTAAAGGTTTACTTTCAAGACGGAAGTACAGACATTGGAGACATTTTAGTAGGTGCTGATGGTCTGTACTCAAAGGTGCGTGCTTGTCTGAACGGTAAAGAGTTTCTCGAAGATCCAGTTTATAGTGGTACGTGTTGCTGGAGGGGATACTTTAACAGAGGGAACATACCTCTAGATGCACAATATAGTTGGATGGAATACTGGGGTCAGGGAAACCGCTTTGGCTATTTTGATGTTGGCGGCGATCGAATTGCTTTCTATGCTTTTAGCCACAGCAAATCTGGTGGTAATGATGATGCAGTTGGCGGCTCCATTCAAGCATTACGAAAAATCTTTGCTGATTATGCCCAACCAGTACCTGCCATTATTGAGGCTCTAGACGATAAGAAGATTTACCGAGATGATATTTTTGATAGGGAACCTTTGGGTACTGAGTGGGGAAGAGGTCGGGTCACCTTACTTGGAGATGCTGCTCATCCGGTACAACCAAATTTAGGTCAAGGTGGCTGTATGGCAGTAGAAGACGCCTTTGAAATCGCTAAGTTACTAAATCTCAGTGCTAACTACAAGGCAATTCCGTCACTGTTGCGTCAGTATGAAAGCAGCCGCAGCCAAAGGGTGACTCGTGTCTTTAATGTATCCCGCCAAGTAGGTGCTCTCGGTCAAACTAACTCTTCTCTAGGATGTTTTTTTCGCAACTGGATTTACAAACTCACTCCAACGTGGCTGGGTGATTTGCAATTTAAATGGTTGTTTGATTACGAACCTTCATGGGAAAAGGTTCTATCTAAACTCGATCTATAA
- a CDS encoding type II toxin-antitoxin system HicA family toxin: MSKVPSVPYQQIIAALERDGWVVVRQRGSHIRLEKELSDEVLKLTVPAHRPVKRSTLARILKQARISVDRFLELL; the protein is encoded by the coding sequence ATGAGTAAGGTTCCTAGCGTTCCATATCAACAAATTATTGCTGCTTTGGAACGAGATGGGTGGGTAGTCGTTCGTCAACGAGGGAGTCACATTCGATTAGAAAAAGAACTATCTGATGAAGTTCTCAAATTGACAGTTCCAGCTCATCGCCCCGTTAAACGTTCAACTCTGGCTCGTATTTTGAAACAAGCCCGCATAAGTGTAGATCGATTTCTCGAACTTTTGTAA
- a CDS encoding DUF4351 domain-containing protein: MDYEQSWHELESNSNPFAIITMAHLKTKATTSNLTQREEWKWHLICGLYEQGLTKQQIVKLFDIIDTMMTLPEQLQKRLVAKINRFEEERKMALVSPTVQLAREEGREEGREEGEIIGEQKVIIRQLNRRLGEIEAPFIEQICKLPVAQLEELAEALLDFSTVADLEQWLRDRSNPVEA, from the coding sequence ATGGATTACGAACAGAGTTGGCATGAGTTAGAATCCAATAGTAATCCATTTGCCATCATTACGATGGCACATCTAAAAACTAAAGCAACCACGAGTAATTTGACTCAAAGGGAAGAATGGAAATGGCATTTAATTTGCGGACTTTATGAGCAGGGTTTGACAAAACAGCAAATTGTTAAGCTCTTTGACATAATTGATACAATGATGACGCTGCCCGAACAGCTACAAAAAAGATTAGTTGCCAAAATCAATCGTTTTGAGGAGGAAAGGAAAATGGCTTTGGTGAGCCCAACTGTACAACTTGCTAGGGAAGAAGGTAGGGAAGAAGGTAGGGAAGAAGGCGAAATAATAGGTGAGCAGAAAGTCATTATACGACAACTCAATCGTCGTCTTGGTGAGATTGAAGCCCCATTCATTGAGCAAATTTGTAAATTACCTGTTGCACAGTTAGAAGAATTAGCAGAAGCATTACTGGATTTTTCGACTGTTGCTGATTTAGAACAATGGTTACGAGATAGATCTAATCCTGTAGAAGCCTAA
- a CDS encoding VOC family protein, protein MSSNRLSSQNMKLEVVVFSVSDVDRAKAFYENLGWRFDIDVVEGDFRGVQMTPHNSEASIIFGKGVTPNNIGSAHNLVLAVDDLDAAREDLIARGVNVSEIFHYAGGPFNNAVENPRVGGRDPQGRSYFSFASFEDPEGNLWLLQEIEERLPGREWELTQARDMDVATFATLLRETAEHHDRYEKVHSEHHWWDWYTPYLKARQNGSSPEEADAAADRYMEEVFSVLSK, encoded by the coding sequence ATGAGTAGCAATCGCTTAAGCAGTCAAAACATGAAACTCGAAGTCGTGGTATTCAGCGTTTCCGACGTTGACCGTGCGAAGGCATTCTACGAGAATCTCGGCTGGCGGTTCGACATCGACGTGGTGGAGGGCGACTTCCGTGGCGTGCAGATGACGCCCCACAACTCGGAAGCCTCGATTATCTTCGGCAAAGGAGTGACTCCGAACAATATTGGCTCGGCGCACAACCTGGTTCTAGCCGTGGACGACCTCGACGCCGCCCGCGAAGACTTGATCGCTCGTGGTGTCAACGTGAGCGAGATTTTCCACTACGCTGGCGGACCCTTTAACAACGCTGTTGAGAACCCGCGAGTCGGCGGACGCGACCCGCAAGGTCGTTCTTATTTCTCATTTGCCTCGTTTGAAGATCCAGAAGGGAATCTCTGGTTGCTCCAGGAGATCGAGGAACGACTTCCCGGTCGCGAGTGGGAGTTGACGCAAGCACGAGACATGGACGTTGCAACCTTTGCAACTCTTCTCCGCGAGACGGCAGAGCACCACGATCGCTACGAGAAGGTTCACTCCGAGCATCACTGGTGGGATTGGTACACACCTTATCTAAAGGCACGTCAAAATGGCAGCAGTCCAGAAGAAGCTGACGCAGCTGCTGACCGTTACATGGAAGAGGTTTTTTCTGTTCTTTCCAAATGA